The DNA segment AACACTGCAGCAATATATCATCAATCACATTATTCCAAATCATAAGCACCACTTAAATACCTATTAACTAGTATTTACAAACAGTGTATAAGGACAGCTGGGTCGCTTATAATAAAGCGGACAGTTTctgttgaataaaaaaagatgAGATTATTAGATTTTCCAGCATATAAAAACTTCTTGAATCAATTGCTCTTTGTACATAAAAAGCCATACCGTTATGTAATcttcaattattaatttcatttctttttacgCAAATTCCGTATCACTTACGCTCTCAGCCGCATCCAAATCCTTGACAGAGTTGATGTAAATATCCCCCAGCAGCACCAGTGCCTTCACGTGATCTGGGTGGTGCCTCACTAGCTGCTTGAGGAAGGGTGCTGCCTCTAGTGGGCGGCGGCGGTCGGCCAGGAGCAGCGCCAGGTTGAACAGCGCCGATCTGAAGTCCGGCTTGAGATGCACGGCGGCGCGGAACCAACGCTCGGCGCATTCTGCATCGCCCTCGTCCATACATACCATGCCGAGGTTGAAGTGGACCCGCTCGTTAGTTGCTGCAATTTATAATGGTGGGAATTATTGACTATATAGTGTGAAAAGAAATGAAAGTTGAGTGAAGAGGATACAAATGTTAAAACTGATCCGGCCATTTCCAGCGGAGACATGTCATAGCCATAcagatgattttaaaatttttgtgtaaTGCTGCTGATTGAAAACAGTCGTtgtgcttatcatcaggtaggCCGCTTGCTAATCACGTCAATCAATTATACAATAAGTCAcagatgaaaaatatattagtaaaagatatcacataataatttaatccaTAGCAACTTACCATCTTTATCAAGTAGTTTTAGAAGTCGCTGCCTTGCCAAATGTCGCAGATCCGCCGCGCCCAGCTCTTGCAGCAGTATGGCAGAGTTTAGCAAGGCTTGTTCGTGTTCTGGCTCCAGTTCTAAAGCCTTGTCTAAATACGCAAGTGCTTGAGATGCCTTACCCTGTTCCAGTAGCACCACACCCAGCTGGAAATGTCATTAATAGTATAAGCATGTTATagcgaataatattttaaatagataactttacttaaaaatattttatgagcagAATTCTTGCCATTGTTGAGCCATGAACTCTTATTGCAACAATTAAACTAGAGTATCTCTTAATAAGTATATTGAAACAGTTTCTCAGAATAATGATAAACATCTTTGATGTGACATCAAAATAGCAATTGTTAATTTCTTCAACATTTCACTTCTTATATTACTTACATTGTAGTAAATATCTGGATTTCCACTATCATACAGTAATGCCCTTTCGTACACCTCCTGAGCTTCCTTCGTCCTGTTCAGTTTAATCAGAATATCGCCTCTGTTAATATAAGCTTGAGTGTAATCAGCTCTCATGCTAATTGCTTGACGGTACAACATGTCAGCCTCTTCCAATCGTGTCGCGTTTTTGGATATCAGATTAGCGAGGTTCAGGAAGACGTTCAAATGGTTGGGTGCGATCCTGGCTTGGTAAGACTCGCCAGGTTTGGCTTTTGGTAGCAAAGACTTTGCTTTGACGTAAGCGTCCTCGGCTTCTTGGTAGCGACCTAGATGGTTGTAAGTTCGGCCGACATTGATGTGGGCGCCGACGTCATCTGGTTGCACGCCTACTGCTGTGTTGAAGAATTCTAAGGCTTCTGAATACCTGCCCTCAGCTTCTAAGGCGTGGCCGACGTTGTTATATAATTTCGCGTTGTTGCGATTTACCTGATGGAAAGATTTATTTGTGATATGTTTATCAAACAATTTATAGTTACCTTCtatgtgttatataatatgGTGAATCAATAAATTCATACACAAATTACACTCCCTAATTTgattctgttttattaaaactacatttttcaaatgtgtcatttacaaataaaaaataatcttcaaaTCCAATATTGaccgaaaatataattaaatacaaactcACTTTAAGTCCAGAAGCAAAAATAGAATATTCAGTCTTCCAGTCCCAGTTCCTGACATACGTCTTAGCACTGAATGCCAGTAGGAGGAATATTAAGGCAGCTGCAGCGAGCTTGGCGCGTTTCTTGGCAAGGAGTCTCCAGCCGTGTGCCACTAGCAGACACCAACCCATTGAGGGCATGTATAGCACTCGCTCGGCAACCACGAAACCCACAGGGAAGAATAAGTTCGAAGCTGGTAGGAAAGGCAGCACTAATAATGCTAGAccctgtaaaaaaataattttgaaaattcacgagtaatttattctttaataaagcAAACATATTCtgcttcgatggcgtagttgaattgcgtgcgcggtacagcactgaggtcctgggatCAAATCCAGAGTCGGGccaagtgatattgggtttttctgatcTATcagccctggttgcacctctgcctactccttcggggatacaGGCGtgaatcgttttttttataacaaaaatacattaatcgATATAAAACACAGTCACCTTAAAGTCcggttatttaataaagaatattggTCTTCAGAGATTCATGCCTTTAGTAGggatataaataagttattactctttttataaacttacaacaaatatatacacaaagaagcacaaatattttctaaagaaTGTCTTAAAACCACTTCGTTGTGACCTCATAAAGAGCAAACTGATAgccaaacaaaaatatcaaataattcacTTACCATAGACAAGGCAGAACATCGCGTCCTCAACGCGTGTATAGCAGCTGCCATTAGAGCAGTGGCGAGGGCTATAGTAGCCAGGTTCCGAGGGTCGCGCCAGGACCTGATGAGGGCCACGGTACCCATGGTCCAATCGCAGCACAACGCCTCAGGCAGTGTCAGTAACCAGGCGTTTAGTGCAGGCAAGTAGGCGAATGTTAGGTGCCTGAAATAACAGATTAGACTATACCAGAACAAGATTATTATTAGCTGAAAGCAGGAGCGGTGGATGAAAAATGGCACCCAATTTCTGGTGACGTTTTGCTTTTTTTAGATACTGGTTAAAGGAACATGCCGTTGATGACGCTCCAGCTGGTTCTAACGAAAATCTGTTACGATTGTTTGTTCCCTATACTAAGACCTGGGGCCGCGGAGAGAGGCCGAGACACCCCCGGCCCTCTAAAGCCGGTACTGGTTGAAACGTAGGAAAGTAAGGATCAGAGCATGTTTCTGTTTATATTTGAAGCGCAATTTAAgttcataaataatgttaagaaGTTCCGTTTACATTTTTAGTAGAAACAAGTGGACTTAGAAAATTACGTTCACTTTTTTATTCAAGAATATATAATGTAGGTAGTATGCCTCGATgtaaagttttgaaataatacaaCGTCtagttatttacaaaattggAGTCTAGACTTCGAAGGTTATACGTATATATAACTTAGAAATTACTAGAAAATTTCATAATACAGACAGAGATCAAATAATATCTGAAGATAAACATATATCTTGATAATTCGTTTCCAAGTATTCTTGCTCTCGTGTTGCCTACTTTAATCGTATCGATCGTCGAATTTGAATACAATTACCTCCAGGCATATTAAAATATCCTATCTAATCCAATTCATTCAGATTTGATTCCATCCCAAATCAACATCTCGAATttccaatgtaaataaaaaccaGACGAAAAACAATGAGCGGGCGATGACAACGCTCGTAAAATTAATGTGGCTTAACATAGCGAACGCGTCGTTCACTACACTAAACCGGTTGTCAAAGCCAACCATTACCCTTCGACCCTCATTACTCAgggtaataaagaaaaagatgCTCTCATCTTGGCTAAAGCGGTTACTGAACGGGGCAAATCTGTTATGATGTTATTGCCGTAATTAGGACATGTAGCAGCCTCTTTCGTTGGAGTATTCGGTACTCGGTAAGTTTCGAACCTTTTTTATTGgttgatgattttattattttacaagctTTACTCTATTCCACGTTATACTTTTATAGATTTCGATGAAAAAAATttagatacaatttttttattatataattccaATAAGGTAGGAGGTAGCTTGTTCTTTGCGTTAAATCTTGTTCTTTCGTGTCGAGTAAAGGGTCAACAACCACTTGCGATGTTAGGGCGCCTTTAAATTTACCGCTAAGTGCCGCGTTGCCTCCGCAGTGTCAGCTTCCCAACACCGCACTACTTGGtgtaagcatttttttaaagctatatGTGCAACGTACGGTCCTCTTTAATACTCACAATATCTATggtaaatttatataagattgaaccaataaatataatttaataaagtaaattttacaaattaattacataacaagatattacatacatattattattcttaaaccTAGCATACATATTACGCTTAAACCTAATCGAAGAGGCCGCCACGGACCATGCCTGCATGCACTAAGTATCATTAATGGAAATTGAAATCATATCCACATTACCTGGTAGGCGCAGGAGCAGCTCCAGCTGGGTTATCGAACCTCGTGAACACGGGCAGCTGCGCACCCATGACATGGAGCCTAGCAGCCAGGAGTGCCAGGGTGGCGCAGCAGACGGTGGCCACCCGCCTAGCAGCTTCACCACAGGCGCACCCCCACCCGGAACCCTTGCCCCACGCGTCCATCCACGACCACCGGCTACCGCCTCCTGAACTTCGGCGCTAGAGAATAAAATTGGTAATGAATATTCGGTTTATTATTTAAGATGTTATGCTGCCAGTAGAGCGATTGGATGGATCGCAAGACAAACCGTAATTCATGACATCAGAAAATGTTGCTGGCGCCGGTTTAATTTCAAACGGTTACCTATTTAAAGGCTTTAGAGAGCTTCGaggagtaaaaaaaatatctattcaccaaattttgataaaataagtaCTTCGGTTTTATTTTCTTCGGTTTAATGACCACGTTaagcgtaaatataaaaataatctcaaGAATGCATGTAAGAAAAGTCCCCATCTTCATAAACTTTATCTGTAGCAAGATAGTGGATACTAAGTAATTCAGTACACGCCCGGCTGTGAATTCTGCACCAAGTTGGCGACAGTTGAGATGAATTATTCGCACCTTCTGAGCGACGAAGAGCTCGTACACAACGCACACCCGGTGACGGTGATGCCTTGTTCCTTGCACAGCATAGCGATACCCACGCATGCGGTACACGCCGCTACGTACCGCCAATCTAAAAACACACGTTTTTAGCCTCCCTTAACTTTCAGAAGTTTTTGagaatttattgttgtttttgcGTAGGCGTTCTCAGACATCAGTCAACTAAAAATACTGAATTAATATCAAATTGCCTTTTGTagagaatattttatatgaaatacattACTAAAAATAAGTTCAAGCTAATTTCGACATACCGCTATGTTTTCATCCACTTAATATAGTAACTaaccaaaaacaaaactaatcaACATTCTACATCTTTCACTTAACAAAACACTAACAACGCgagaatttcatataaatatacctgTATATCGTCTCCTGTTGGCCGCTCTGGCGTAACACAATAATGCGCCGAGGAAAAACAGAGAAGACAGCATCTCCGCTCTACCAACCACACCCGTTACCTGTgagacatattattttatttcaatgtaccGCTAGATAAAAGGGTTAGCGAGGTTTATATTTCGGGACGCCGCGTTTGCACTTCACGCGAATTATGTATAGAAAGGCTGGATGTTTCGTAGAAGGAAGGTTGGTATAATTGCAATTAAACTTTGCATATTTtcatataagttttataaatctgaAGTTTAGAGCATTCAAAAATAGGATCAGTAATAAAGTAACGAAATTTCATTGTTCTTTAATAACCAATTCCTATAAATTATCCTAACTGCGAACTACGTGTTACTTAATGGTAGGAATTAAGCAATTAAATTActcatttgttaaaaaaaatatattcttattggTCAATTTTTACTATGGAACCGTAGCGgttaaagtagatttttttttgttttgatgatGACACGGGCTtgtctttcgcctgatggtaagtgatacgaccgcccataaacagtgaaGACACCATGCAACATTTTGAATGATAAAgaattgtttcataatattccactgcgctcgccatcttaagacGTAAGACGTAAGATGACCATGTAGATTATGGGAATCGCCCTTAAAGATTTGATATCTactgtttttaaaaatcaatgtcGAAAGAATAGGacggaaaattaaaatataaaaatcgccaAAAAATCcgcaatgtttaacattcgcgtaaacataagaaaccattatgAAAGAAtagatttcaaatttaaattaaatgtaagataTCCTGATaccttcatttataataaagttgcaAACATCAGAATTACACCGATGCATCTGGAGTTATAAATGAGACTCAGGGGAAATAACAACTAATTCCCGATGTATCGCGAAAGTTAGCTCGCGAACAACGTTCACAGATAAATTGCAAACAGATTGGAACAAGAAAAAAATGAGTTGCCAACATTTGAAGCATACGCTGGCAATTAATTACTGGAGAGCTTGTTCTATTTGGTTCAATATGTCAAACATATTGGAAATAGGAATGAGCAAGTAAGAATAATGCTAGCTTTGTgactatttatgttattttttttgtattcttgtTGACATTTGCTTCATGAATGTTCGTTTAGTTGgagtttacaatatattatgcatattaattattaattgtgtaatatttttcatgtatattaatttagtaaatcaTAGAAAAGAGTAGCGGACATAATTCTAGACTCTCAAAGAAATCATAACAATATCTTGACACGGGTATACATACAAATAAGATCAATCTTGATTTGAGATAATATCTTGttattatcaattttctcattatatacggaataaaattaattaccataGGAAACATAATACTTATTTCACAAATCAACAAAATTTACTCAAGAGAATTATCAAGGCCGTGTTCGACAGAAGATATTTACAAGACTGCCAGCAATGAAAGGTTtccctaaaataaatatgaaaattcaatTGTTATTCAAATTCTTATTTCTTGGAGCTTGTGTAATCGATTTGACGGTACGACCGTGAGATCTCcaatttggaaataatttaagtacGCATTTCTCATTATTCGAAAACAGCCGTTTTGTTTATGCtattcatgaaatatttatgtttaatttgcgTATGTAACTTTGTTCTCAGTGCTCAGGTATGAATTTTATTGAACGTCGGTTTATCGGCATCGCCGTGAGAACGTAAAAGACTGACGGACtttggaataaaaacaatataggttaatataaaatatatttattatcaacaaaatttgattttgtaaaCGAATAATTAAACGTTTGACGAATTAGAGTTATTTAACTAAAACcgcataattaatataaactaaaatagatcTTAAGAAGTCCCATTAACACTCAACTTACTCCAACAATTATATTCGGGTGTACCAGACACGTTAAGTCTTGAAGCaagaatataaaagtaaacgTTCTCCCGCCCTGACCTACATAAGAATAATAAGGAAGACTTTAGAGAGCCTGTTAATTTCCAAGTGtggaattttaaaatgtcgTACAGTTAATTAGACtgtaataagatttttatgTGTGCTCTTAAATGTCTATGCGAAGTCATTTCAACGTTCTAGGTGTAGTTAGAAGATTATATATAATGAACATTTTTAAGGTTGTTGTCTTTCTTATGTGGTCTATTGAACATTAGTGGTAGCAGATTTGGGCTGTAAACTGTTACGTTTCAGACTAGACATAATCTGTGTGAGCCTTTCGACTCGGAAAAACATGAGTCACGAGGATTGGAATTTTCGCCTTATATGGCGATAGATCCgtcacctatcacatcatagatgCCAGATAAACTCGAAGAAtctattaatgttaaaaaaaatctataatcaaATAGTCTTTCAAAAGCTTTTTTGAATCGTCATTAATCTACCACCACTTCGGAATGTCTTATCGCTGTGAAGAAGTGGCTCTTTCAACAATACGATCTATcaaaatggtatatatttttccaatatcTCAAAACAATacagcataatattttattaccatattttaaaattacacaatattaaaaaaggacACGCAAAAGAAAACTACCGTTCTGAAATCGAATATACTTAGAAAACATCAACAAAAGCAAGAGCAAGCATGGTCTGTGAAAACACTGGTGTATTTTGTAGTGGAGCTATAAAAACAGTGATCATTGCAGCACAGTGTAGAGACACAGGCGGGCAACTCACGACTTCATTACACAGAATACGTACCGACTACTTGAGAGggttattgtaaaatgtggtGCTCTCTTGTGGAGTCCACTTTATACTTGAAATGTTGTTTCTAAACGTAAGTATACTAGATTTGTATTGCATGTTGTTGAAAGTTGGTTTACGTGTAGGGAAATATTGCGGAAATATATAAGGCACGAGTTCTTCATAACTGTTATAAGTAACTGAAATACATTTGGAGATAGTTTTAGTGTACAAAGTAAAATGAATCGAAATATAACCATTGTAAAAATGGAAAAAATCTCTTCATAGTATTTAATTCTGATAACTCTGGTTCCGGCGTTTAAGCTGGTGTATATCTAGTAGTAGGTAGCTCAGCATAATTCTGATGCCcgtaaactacaataaaatataaaatactaatttgtTCCTATCATCTAGTGCAATCgtaaaaagtaatttctaaGGTAAATGTGGTTTCTTATAAagtgtaaattgtttttcaGTCCATAAGAAGGAAAATGTAGTGGAGACCGTCGTTGCGGTAGAAAACGAGCAAGGCACCTCTCATGACTTTATTACGAAGTACAGAGTCTTGTGACTTGCGGGACAGTTTCCGCAAAATGTGCATCGCGCTTTTATGTTTTAGCCAACTTTGCGCTTGAGCAACGGTGATGGTTTTTCAAAACTTTCAAGGAACGTATTAGCTGCTTTAGTTTCTTATTGGATAAccttagtttttgtttggtCTTTGTTTCAGATCTTGAAGTTTTTGCAGGTTCATAGGTGTTTTAGTGCTTTTGGCACTCaaaacactaaatattatagtaattcaaTGTCACTTTCTAAGAGCTTTGGAAGCCGGCTTACACTTTTATTGAAAAGAAATCGCAGCATCAGCATAGTCtttctgtttttctttttaattctaCCTACAattctgaaaacaaaaatagttcTACATAAATTTTGGTACttcttcatttatatatttaaactgcaACACGACAATATTTAATCGGAAGATATAAAGCAAAGTAGATCATCAAGTTTACATCCGTGACCTGAAATTGCAGCGCTCCTTGCTTCTGCAATAAAACTGAGTTGTTCTGACGAATACTGCCTCCAGCTCTCTCAGTTGTCGTGTCGTACAAAATATGGAACTGACAGAAGTTATATTTAAGGTATATGAATTATTCCAAATGAAACCTTGGATTtgggatttataaaaatacttattgacCGTTATGGGATTATTTTATATGGTTTTAATTGTAGAGAtatgatgtaaatataattgtcaACAGCATGGATGGGTTGAATCGATTGGGGAAGTGTCAATGCCATGGAAAACTGTAGTGAAGTGACAGTTTGGCGTGGCGTTTTGATTTTGACGACTCCCATGTCACTTCTTCCCACACATGTCAATCTTCCATGATTCCTAGTCACTTCCAGAATTTCATTGTTTACTTTCTGACATATGTCTGCAGAATATTTTGCAAGTCAAATACACAACGGCAATGTACTTTTTGCatcatacattaaattaattttaggtcCATTTCTCCTGTGGATTTCGGTCCGAGATTATCCGAGTTACGCGGCTGCCTAAAcctttttttaatgaaaaaaaatacgagtgttcCGAAACATTTTTAGGTATTTCCATAACAAAGCCGTTTTACGTTTAAATTTACTGTGCTCTCCtacttttccttttttatttatgtgtttcgAGTGGAATAACAAATTTGTTAATTCTTGCATACATTTGAAGAAATTAAACGTAATACAATTTGTAAGATATTGTTGATAATGATATTgacttctttttatattacatgGTAAAACAGAGCAACTTCTTAACAATCCCGAACCTGATAATCAAATGACATGCCTCTATAAAGCAAGATCTTTGATAGACCACAAAATGACCAGCGCGCAATTGACCTACGAAATTGGCAACGCGAATCGCCGGTTTTATGTCTTCAAGTTCGTCCTGTCAGGCACTAAAGAAAAGTTTGCGAGATCATAGCTATGTTAGATAGACAAAAGTTATAGCTACGGCGGGcatgaataaaaatgattcaattTTAGTGCCCCTTCCGAGAGTAATGCAAGAGCACTTGTCACCGGAAGAAATTGGAGTCGTAAAACGTATGCTGGATGCCCCGCGCCCGCTAGCCGCTCTATTGTATCTGCAATGTACTATGTCAGAGAAAAGCGCAGCACAtaccaatggcgaagggtgaagtttttcaaaaggtaacccgaggcaaaacgAATTTAGTcgtagttaacatatcgcgcccaatttaacagacaaaaaaaactaagttattcggaaataaacctaaaagggaagccggtaggaatcgggttgtattgacgcttcgccactggcaCATACCTTAGTCATTACTTATTTGAACGTGACCTAGCCTGTACACGCGGCCACTTCTCTGCACTATTGAGTGCTGAcgtgaaatattcttttataatacaaaatatttcaattttacggTTGAATTTTCGATAGATTTTAAAGTGTCCATTTTGCATACAGTTGCAGGCGGGTTTCTTCAGGTCTTTCAGAATATTATTACATCGTTTCCATTCTTTCTCCACAGAGGTGTCAAATTGTCAACCCTTGGACATAGATAGTGTTCCTGCTAATAGATTTATTACCGTAAGAACGGTTTGGATACGTTCTTTCGTTGTCTTTACACTCTTGTGTTTAGGTTTGATTGTAGTAGAATAATCACATTCATAaacatttcatccaaatatacaagtaaaaacaactccataatatttatattatgttctatacCTTCTTGTCTACGCTGATTAATTCGCACTTTACTCCACTTTCAGCGTCCACAGAAGTGATGCCATTAACTTTTATGTTTACTGTACCACGTCACGGCGCTTTCGGATCAAAAGGTTCTTTCTCCTTAAACAACGAGGCTCTTGTTTTCATTCTGACGTTTTCCTAAAGCGATTAATTTACTAAggaatatttcatattttttcattacattacgaaaatattaaaaataataactaaaaaaccTTTTGAATAGAAGTGTCCGTGTCTATAATTTAATTCCTAAACATGTCGCTTAAGCTAGCTCTGTAGGTGttattatacatcaaaatatttatgccgTATGAATATTAACCAAACGCGGCAAGTCACGTTCAATCGGATTAAACTTTTAAGCCTTTCAATACATTGCGGAAATGGATATGCGTTAGTCCGTTTGGACGTTTCGACATTTTACGCAAATACTTTTTCCCTTTGTACGTCGAATGTTAACTAGATCGTAAATGTTTGCACGCTAACGTGTTTTAAATTTGCTAAAAGTTAAACTGATGGTTTGTTGATTCCTCAATATGGGTAAAGTTACGACTTTAAAGTATTATCTAAAGGAACaatacataacatttaaaacataaatcaatcaattttgAATCCCAATACCGTACCTCAAGACCACACCCGTCTGATAAAACCCAGTTCACAAATCTTCGCACAAGAATTCgcgaaaataatgaaaatacccTTACCGCTTCCGTGTGAATGGGGTGCACGGCGAACAATATGGCGGCCACGAAACTTGCGAACTCTGGCAGGAACATCGCGCAAACCCTGCAACAAAAGTGGGTCGACTGAAATACAATCGCTAGGAATGTGCGGTGCCAAGTTTCATAGTTCTAATTATAAGACCCCGGTGGAACATTTTATAGTGATGTAGATTTCGTCCACGTCCCTTGGCAGTTCTTAATGTAAGTTTGGTTTAGTGcacttgttttaaatatggGTATTAAAGATTTGTTAATAGGACTTAATTTCTGAGGCCCGTATTCACGAACGTTACTTATATAAGTACGCAGCAAtactgtgataataagtctgtttctcagtgcttttGTCATGACAGCCTTCACAATGCGTAGGCAATGGGGCCCCGAGATTGgtaatattaagatacaactttGGACTTTGAAGcaaaagaaaactatgaaattgccgaCTCTGCGTTTCTGCGCACTGTGCGTTCTCAAAGTATTTTTGTGAGTACggatgtatataaatattactattacgTATGGTATGTGTATCTTtgtttattatgatatataaacaataaacgaTTATACAAATAGCAGTATTTGAGCTCCATTTGTAGCTATAAGACAATTGAATAAGTAATTCACCAGATGTCAAATGATCATTTACGAAAACGAAATAGTTCGCTTGATTCATGAGTGtatttccataatttttttataggtatGGACATAGCTTttgacccactgcacctgacggttaGCAGAGTGGGATATAGAGGGACTGACGAGTGATTATTATCCTTCGcaactcgacacaattatgccggcctgtttgaattacaggaaaaaatataaatttggatGTCTTGTATATGGGTGCCTCGTTAATAGGTACTAAAAGGAAATATAGGTAACATTATATAAAGGCTATATGCGGTAAGGTAAAATGCTATTTTGTATATAGAATTTTGCGCAAGTTGAAGACTTCCTTTTCCAAATTATAGCGAAACAGACCAAATTCAAAAACCTTGCAAACTAATCGGCGTAGTGCGTAGTTTGAATTGGTTCAGTGGGGTTAACATAAACTTTTGCGGTTTCCTAGCACACGCACATCGCACGAAGGATACAAATAACCACGCGGTATCGTTTCTAAACGAAAACTGGTttgactttattaatataatgctaTTGTTTTGTTGCGTCCTTGGATTAGTTGTTACCAAGAAGCTATCTACGCATCGGGATTGTGTGGCGGGAGGTTTGGGTACATCAACGGAATATGACGGTGTGATTGTGTTACTGAAACCGTTTTACGTAACCTCTAACCCAAAAGGGTAGGCAATGATTATGGATTGTTTATGTCTGATTCGAAACAATTTTTAAGCTTCTTCAATTTTCATCAATCTTTTAATGCATTCCCACGGGCTCAGGGTGCTTTTGACCTAGTTTCTCTAAGAATGTCAGGTAtctgatatataaaaatcaatagttCAGTACGGTCGAACGTTACGGGCCCTTCCTGTTttgacaaaatttattagtatataggaggcgatagcctagttgggtgtggaacggactgccgagacgaatgtccgcaggttcaaatcccaagggcacacacctctgacttttctgaaaaatcatgtgtgtattctttgtgaatttatcgctcgctttaacggtgaaggaaaacatcgtgaggaaacctgcacatctgagaagttctttatagaatttcgaatgtgtgtgaagtctgtccGCACTAGctaagcgtggtggactaaggcctaatccctctcagtagtagaggaggcccgtgctcagcagtgggcaagtatatatacagggctgatattattattatttattatattagtaacgtTTTTATTGTTGCTATTATGTTGT comes from the Manduca sexta isolate Smith_Timp_Sample1 unplaced genomic scaffold, JHU_Msex_v1.0 HiC_scaffold_2159, whole genome shotgun sequence genome and includes:
- the LOC115446641 gene encoding LOW QUALITY PROTEIN: protein O-mannosyl-transferase Tmtc3 (The sequence of the model RefSeq protein was modified relative to this genomic sequence to represent the inferred CDS: inserted 1 base in 1 codon; added 440 bases not found in genome assembly), producing the protein MDRVSGVCRFGGVVSAVRTRTGRSRRRLPGQGQVAEEMPDPPRRGLGAIIVLACVLVYHNCLYCGFVFDDISAIKENRDLRPQTPISNIFLNDFWGTPIHKEQSHKSYRPLTVLTFRWNYAVHGLQPAGYHLVNLLLHALVSLLYYRVCAMFLPEFASFVAAILFAVHPIHTEAVTGVVGRAEMLSSLFFLGALLCYARAANRRRYTDWRYVAACTACVGIAMLCKEQGITVTGXCVVYELFVAQKRRSSGGGSRWSWMDAWGKGSGWGCACGEAARRVATVCCATLALLAARLHVMGAQLPVFTRFDNPAGAAPAPTRHLTFAYLPALNAWLLTLPEALCCDWTMGTVALIRSWRDPRNLATIALATALMAAAIHALRTRCSALSMGLALLVLPFLPASNLFFPVGFVVAERVLYMPSMGWCLLVAHGWRLLAKKRAKLAAAALIFLLLAFSAKTYVRNWDWKTEYSIFASGLKVNRNNAKLYNNVGHALEAEGRYSEALEFFNTAVGVQPDDVGAHINVGRTYNHLGRYQEAEDAYVKAKSLLPKAKPGESYQARIAPNHLNVFLNLANLISKNATRLEEADMLYRQAISMRADYTQAYINRGDILIKLNRTKEAQEVYERALLYDSGNPDIYYNLGVVLLEQGKASQALAYLDKALELEPEHEQALLNSAILLQELGAADLRHLARQRLLKLLDKDATNERVHFNLGMVCMDEGDAECAERWFRAAVHLKPDFRSALFNLALLLADRRRPLEAAPFLKQLVRHHPDHVKALVLLGDIYINSVKDLDAAESCYRRILELEADNVQALHNLCVVAVERGRLAVAEECLARAHALAPHEHYIQRHLAVVRARRQANTANKPAEVRARWNYIPQQPPDPHETDAS